From Streptomyces sp. TLI_235, a single genomic window includes:
- a CDS encoding DNA helicase IV, translated as MRTDLSVNDRCGAPETNSLAMNAFDLPDHLSPKADPALVAADEQHFAAVAESLRQAIAELSDRLDAVRRAPGGAGRAAMDRDAEVHRLTGRLRALRRFGLDLCLGRVVGADGSEPVYVGRLGLTDGTGRRLLVDWRSPAAKPFFAATHADPMGLASRRRYRWTGGRITDYWDEVFTADGLEGHAALDDQSAFIAGLGAARSPRMRDVLATIQADQDAVIRAGSRGALVVDGGPGTGKTVVALHRSAYLLYSDPRLGHRRGGVLFVGPHRPYLDYVADVLPGLGEEGVQTCTLRDLVAEGAAAGVEADPEAARLKSSADMVRAIEKAVRFYEEPPSEGTEAGTDWGDLWLSAEDWADAFDAVEPGTPHNEARAQILEELAAILLGRLDEDVAPELVRRALLRDEELVATLNRAWPLIEAADLVGDLWSVPAYLRMCAPWLGPDDVRRLRRPDAQAWTVSDLPLLDAARHRLGDPEAARHRRRQEVAVAAERARMADVIGDILRADDDGEGAVAMLRGRDLQDTLVDGAALPGTDPEPLAGPFAHIVVDEAQELTDAEWQMLLLRCPSRSFTVVGDRAQARHGFTESWRERLERIGLDRIEVASLGINYRTPAEVMAEAAPVVRAVLPDANVPTSVRSSGIPVVHGSVEDLDAVLERWLAAHADGTACVIGAPGFRATPRVRSLTPALSKGLEFDLVVLVDPETFGEGVAGAVDRYVAMTRTTRQLVVLRSS; from the coding sequence GTGCGTACGGATTTGTCGGTCAATGACCGGTGCGGTGCCCCTGAGACGAACTCCCTCGCCATGAACGCGTTCGACCTTCCCGACCACCTGTCACCCAAGGCCGACCCGGCGCTGGTCGCCGCCGACGAGCAGCACTTCGCGGCCGTCGCGGAGAGCCTGCGGCAGGCGATCGCCGAACTCTCCGACCGCCTCGACGCCGTGCGCAGGGCTCCCGGCGGTGCCGGCCGGGCGGCGATGGACCGCGACGCCGAGGTGCACCGGCTGACCGGCCGGCTGCGCGCGCTGCGCCGTTTCGGCCTCGACCTGTGCCTGGGCCGCGTCGTCGGTGCGGACGGTTCGGAGCCGGTGTACGTCGGACGGCTCGGCCTGACCGACGGCACGGGGCGCCGGCTGCTGGTCGACTGGCGTTCCCCCGCGGCGAAGCCGTTCTTCGCCGCGACCCATGCCGACCCGATGGGCCTGGCGAGCCGCCGCCGGTACCGCTGGACCGGCGGCCGGATCACCGACTACTGGGACGAGGTGTTCACCGCCGACGGGCTGGAGGGGCACGCGGCGCTCGACGACCAGTCGGCCTTCATCGCCGGCCTGGGCGCCGCCCGCTCCCCCCGGATGCGGGACGTGCTCGCCACCATCCAGGCCGACCAGGACGCGGTGATCCGGGCCGGCTCCCGCGGCGCCCTGGTCGTCGACGGCGGCCCGGGCACGGGCAAGACCGTCGTCGCGCTGCACCGCTCCGCCTATCTGCTGTACTCCGACCCGCGGCTGGGGCACCGTCGGGGCGGCGTGCTGTTCGTCGGCCCGCACCGGCCCTACCTGGACTACGTCGCGGACGTGCTGCCCGGCCTCGGCGAGGAGGGTGTGCAGACCTGCACCCTGCGGGACCTGGTCGCGGAGGGCGCCGCCGCGGGGGTCGAGGCCGATCCGGAGGCGGCCCGGCTGAAGTCCTCCGCGGACATGGTGCGGGCGATCGAGAAGGCCGTCCGGTTCTACGAGGAGCCGCCTTCGGAGGGGACGGAGGCCGGCACCGACTGGGGCGACCTCTGGCTGAGCGCCGAGGACTGGGCCGACGCCTTCGACGCGGTCGAGCCGGGCACCCCGCACAACGAGGCGCGCGCGCAGATCCTGGAGGAGCTGGCCGCGATCCTGCTGGGCAGGCTGGACGAGGACGTCGCGCCCGAGCTGGTCCGGCGCGCGCTGCTGCGGGACGAGGAGTTGGTGGCGACGCTCAACCGCGCCTGGCCGCTGATCGAGGCGGCCGACCTGGTCGGCGATCTCTGGTCGGTCCCCGCCTACCTGCGGATGTGCGCGCCCTGGCTCGGCCCGGACGACGTCCGGAGGCTGCGGCGCCCGGACGCGCAGGCCTGGACGGTGTCCGACCTGCCGCTGCTGGACGCGGCCCGGCACCGGCTCGGCGACCCGGAGGCGGCCCGGCACAGGCGCCGGCAGGAGGTCGCCGTCGCCGCCGAACGCGCCCGGATGGCCGACGTCATCGGCGACATCCTCCGGGCCGACGACGACGGCGAGGGCGCGGTGGCCATGCTGCGCGGACGGGACCTGCAGGACACCCTGGTCGACGGGGCGGCGCTGCCCGGCACCGATCCGGAGCCGCTGGCCGGCCCGTTCGCGCACATCGTGGTGGACGAGGCGCAGGAACTGACCGACGCCGAGTGGCAGATGCTGCTGCTCCGCTGCCCGTCGCGGAGCTTCACCGTCGTCGGGGACCGCGCCCAGGCCCGGCACGGGTTCACCGAGTCGTGGCGGGAGCGGCTGGAGCGGATCGGGCTCGACCGGATCGAGGTCGCCTCGCTGGGCATCAACTACCGGACGCCGGCCGAGGTCATGGCCGAGGCCGCGCCGGTCGTCCGGGCCGTGCTGCCGGACGCCAATGTGCCGACCTCGGTGCGCAGCAGCGGCATCCCCGTCGTGCACGGGTCCGTCGAGGACCTGGATGCGGTCCTGGAGCGCTGGCTCGCCGCACACGCCGACGGGACGGCCTGCGTCATCGGCGCCCCCGGGTTCCGGGCGACCCCCCGGGTCCGGTCGCTGACGCCCGCACTGTCGAAGGGCCTCGAGTTCGACCTGGTCGTCCTCGTCGACCCGGAGACCTTCGGCGAGGGCGTCGCGGGAGCGGTCGACCGCTATGTGGCGATGACCCGGACGACCCGTCAACTCGTCGTACTCAGGAGCTCCTGA
- a CDS encoding B12 binding protein translates to MPGPSTVERRPRPAARIACAPFAACRVRPARRQAYRAGVEIPTELTASLAEASITTGGVARRLGVSPTTVRSWERRYGIGPSGHEAGRHRRWRPQDVAVLEAMCRLTAHGVPPAEAARLARAGSLVRLPQGRPGPGGPRESAEPRESGGSRALPLGTVRPECRGLGRAAVRLDAPAVERMLDQALADLGLVKAWDEVMMPALRAVGRKWAVEGERYVEVEHLLSWHISGALRKVTRCAEAAAPVAPVLLAGMPGEMHSLALEAAAAGLSDRGVPFRMFGPAVPPAALVEAVRRIGPSAALLWSQTRDTADPRLAQLAAATAWGPRGARTRPAVLLGGPGWAGTGRIAGTLRPRRLPEGLAHLEVLAAS, encoded by the coding sequence ATGCCCGGCCCTTCCACCGTGGAACGGCGGCCCCGCCCGGCAGCTCGCATCGCCTGTGCACCGTTCGCGGCGTGTCGGGTCCGGCCGGCGCGGCGGCAGGCGTACCGTGCCGGAGTGGAGATCCCCACCGAGCTGACGGCGAGCCTCGCCGAGGCCAGCATCACCACCGGGGGAGTGGCCCGCCGACTCGGCGTCTCGCCCACCACCGTCCGCTCCTGGGAGCGCAGGTACGGCATCGGCCCTTCCGGCCACGAGGCCGGCCGGCACCGCCGGTGGCGCCCGCAGGACGTCGCCGTGCTGGAGGCGATGTGCCGGCTCACCGCCCACGGCGTGCCGCCCGCCGAAGCGGCCCGGCTGGCCCGGGCCGGCTCCCTCGTCAGACTCCCGCAGGGCCGTCCCGGGCCCGGCGGGCCGCGGGAGTCGGCCGAGCCCCGCGAGTCCGGCGGAAGCCGGGCACTGCCGCTGGGCACCGTCCGACCGGAGTGCCGCGGCCTCGGCCGGGCCGCCGTCCGGCTCGACGCGCCCGCCGTCGAGCGGATGCTCGACCAGGCGCTGGCCGACCTCGGCCTGGTGAAGGCCTGGGACGAGGTGATGATGCCCGCCCTGCGGGCGGTCGGCCGCAAGTGGGCGGTGGAGGGCGAACGGTACGTCGAGGTGGAGCACCTGCTCTCCTGGCACATCTCCGGCGCCCTGCGGAAGGTCACCCGCTGCGCCGAAGCGGCCGCGCCGGTGGCGCCGGTGCTGCTCGCCGGCATGCCGGGGGAGATGCACTCGCTGGCGCTGGAGGCGGCCGCCGCCGGGCTCTCCGACCGCGGCGTGCCCTTCCGCATGTTCGGGCCGGCGGTGCCGCCGGCCGCCCTGGTCGAGGCCGTCCGGCGGATCGGCCCGTCCGCGGCGCTGCTGTGGTCGCAGACGCGGGACACCGCGGACCCGCGGCTGGCCCAGCTCGCCGCCGCCACCGCCTGGGGCCCGCGCGGTGCGCGCACCCGCCCGGCCGTCCTGCTAGGCGGCCCCGGCTGGGCGGGTACCGGCCGGATCGCCGGCACCCTGCGCCCGCGCCGCCTCCCGGAGGGCCTCGCCCACCTGGAGGTGCTGGCCGCGTCCTGA
- a CDS encoding steroid 5-alpha reductase family enzyme, with translation MNTAAFAVNLAATAGAALAVMLAALAVALRTGRHRGVDTAWGLAFTAVALTGYGLSAGYGDDGRRLLATALTTLWGLRLSAHIARRARGTGEDPRYARMLARKPPGRARTLYAVRMVHLLQAGLVWFVSLPVQAAQYLPGAPGPLAWAGTAVWAVGLFFEAVGDLQLSRFKADPANRGRVMDRGLWAWTRHPNYFGDACVWWGLFLLAADAPIGWAFVGSPLLMTWLLAFGSGKPMLERQMGSDKPGWAEYAARTSGFVPLPPRRRTVR, from the coding sequence GTGAACACCGCCGCCTTCGCGGTCAACCTCGCGGCCACCGCCGGCGCAGCCCTCGCCGTCATGCTGGCCGCCCTCGCCGTCGCCCTGCGCACCGGCCGGCACCGCGGCGTCGACACCGCCTGGGGCCTCGCCTTCACCGCCGTCGCCCTCACCGGTTACGGGCTCTCCGCCGGGTACGGCGACGACGGGCGGCGGCTGCTCGCCACCGCACTCACCACCCTCTGGGGCCTGCGGCTCTCCGCGCACATCGCCCGCCGCGCCCGCGGCACCGGCGAGGACCCGCGCTACGCCCGGATGCTCGCCCGCAAGCCCCCCGGCCGGGCCCGCACGCTGTATGCGGTGCGGATGGTCCACCTGCTGCAGGCCGGCCTGGTCTGGTTCGTCTCGCTGCCCGTGCAGGCCGCCCAGTACCTGCCCGGCGCGCCCGGGCCGCTCGCCTGGGCGGGCACCGCGGTCTGGGCCGTCGGCCTGTTCTTCGAGGCCGTCGGCGACCTGCAGCTGAGCCGGTTCAAGGCCGACCCGGCCAACCGCGGACGGGTGATGGACCGCGGCCTGTGGGCCTGGACCCGGCACCCGAACTACTTCGGAGACGCCTGCGTCTGGTGGGGGCTCTTCCTGCTCGCCGCGGACGCCCCGATCGGCTGGGCGTTCGTCGGCAGCCCGCTGCTGATGACCTGGCTGCTCGCCTTCGGCAGCGGCAAGCCGATGCTGGAACGCCAGATGGGCTCCGACAAACCCGGCTGGGCCGAGTACGCGGCCCGCACCAGCGGCTTCGTCCCCCTCCCGCCCCGCCGCCGGACCGTGCGCTGA
- a CDS encoding cyclopropane-fatty-acyl-phospholipid synthase, with translation MTAAPRLAALFTDLLGGPPPFRIRAWDGSTAGPDDAPTVVLRRRRAVRRLLWQPGELGLAEAYITGDLDVEGDLAEGLGTVRRALAGRGPVRPAVRDLPRLLATAARLGALGPRPAPPGGRAAVRGALHSRGRDRAVISHHYDLSNEFYALLLGPAMAYSCAYWTTGEQSLTDAQTAKFDLICRKLGLRPGSRLLDVGCGWGALARHAAKHHGARVTAVTLSRRQHAFASALVAEAGLTDRVEILLRDYRDITDGPYDAISCVEMGEHVGERQYPAFAARLHGLLRPHGRLLVQQMSRGADAPGGGAFIETYIAPDMHMRPVGRTVDLLEATGLEVRHVEAMREHYARTIDAWYDTLHERHADFTGLVGEQTVRLWRLYTAGSSLAFAERRMGVDQILAVRPAGDGGSGAPATPAPWYGAAP, from the coding sequence GTGACCGCCGCCCCCCGACTCGCCGCCCTCTTCACCGACCTGCTCGGCGGCCCGCCGCCGTTCCGGATCCGCGCCTGGGACGGTTCCACCGCGGGCCCCGACGACGCCCCGACCGTCGTCCTGCGCCGCCGCCGCGCCGTGCGCCGCCTGCTCTGGCAGCCCGGCGAACTCGGCCTCGCCGAGGCGTACATCACCGGCGACCTGGACGTCGAGGGCGACCTCGCCGAGGGCCTCGGCACCGTCCGCCGGGCACTGGCCGGCCGCGGCCCCGTCCGCCCGGCCGTCCGCGACCTGCCGCGGCTGCTCGCCACCGCGGCCCGGCTCGGTGCCCTCGGCCCCCGGCCCGCCCCGCCCGGCGGCCGCGCCGCCGTCCGCGGCGCCCTGCACAGCCGCGGCCGCGACCGCGCCGTGATCAGCCACCACTACGACCTCTCCAACGAGTTCTACGCCCTGCTGCTCGGCCCCGCCATGGCCTACTCCTGTGCCTACTGGACCACCGGCGAACAGAGCCTGACGGACGCCCAGACCGCCAAGTTCGACCTGATCTGCCGTAAACTCGGCCTGCGCCCCGGCAGCCGCCTGCTCGACGTCGGCTGCGGCTGGGGCGCCCTCGCCCGGCACGCCGCGAAACACCACGGCGCCCGCGTCACCGCCGTCACCCTCTCCCGGCGCCAGCACGCCTTCGCCTCCGCCCTCGTCGCCGAGGCCGGCCTCACCGACCGCGTCGAGATCCTGCTGCGGGACTACCGGGACATCACCGACGGCCCCTACGACGCGATCAGCTGCGTCGAGATGGGCGAACACGTCGGCGAACGCCAGTACCCCGCCTTCGCCGCCCGGCTGCACGGCCTGCTCCGCCCCCACGGACGGCTCCTCGTCCAGCAGATGTCCCGCGGCGCCGACGCCCCCGGCGGCGGCGCCTTCATCGAGACCTACATCGCCCCCGACATGCACATGCGCCCGGTCGGCCGCACCGTCGACCTGCTGGAGGCCACCGGACTCGAAGTCCGGCACGTCGAGGCCATGCGCGAGCACTACGCCCGTACCATCGACGCCTGGTACGACACCCTCCACGAGCGGCACGCCGACTTCACCGGCCTGGTCGGCGAACAGACCGTCCGGCTCTGGCGGCTCTACACCGCCGGCAGCTCCCTCGCCTTCGCCGAACGCCGGATGGGCGTCGACCAGATCCTCGCCGTCCGCCCCGCCGGCGACGGCGGCAGCGGCGCACCCGCCACCCCCGCCCCCTGGTACGGGGCCGCCCCGTGA
- a CDS encoding cyclopropane-fatty-acyl-phospholipid synthase: MTRPAAPTTAPPTPVDPARWPDVARVPRAKLRAAVAGRLLRRVAHRRGLRVELPDGSVLVPAPPGAAVLRLHRPEAFLARVGATGLIGFGESYQAGDWDTPDLIGLLGVLATAPETLVPTGAQWLRRLYVQRPPAAELPTADNARRNIHHHYDLSNDLFGLFLDRTMTYSSAVFPTTPSGAPLATWDNLPEAQHRKIDRLLDLAAVGPGSRVLEIGTGWGELALRAAARGARVTSLTLSEEQLGHARLRIADAGLADRAEVRLCDYRSAEGQYDAVVSVEMIEAVGRPFWREYFRTIDRVLASGGRAALQAITMPHDRMIASSNTYTWILKYIFPGGLIPSVQAIDQATARHTRLRVAADHAYGPHYAETLRLWRERFTDRADEVDALGFDRVFRRTWELYLAYSEAGFRTGYLDVRQILLTREETAR, encoded by the coding sequence GTGACCCGGCCCGCCGCACCCACCACCGCCCCGCCGACCCCCGTCGACCCGGCCCGCTGGCCCGACGTCGCCCGCGTCCCCCGCGCGAAGCTCCGGGCCGCGGTCGCCGGACGCCTGCTCCGCCGGGTCGCCCACCGGCGCGGCCTGCGCGTCGAACTCCCCGACGGCAGCGTGCTGGTGCCTGCCCCGCCCGGTGCCGCCGTGCTCCGCCTGCACCGGCCCGAGGCCTTCCTCGCCCGGGTCGGCGCCACCGGCCTGATCGGCTTCGGCGAGTCCTACCAGGCCGGCGACTGGGACACCCCCGACCTGATCGGCCTGCTCGGCGTCCTCGCCACCGCCCCCGAGACCCTCGTCCCGACCGGCGCCCAGTGGCTGCGCCGCCTCTACGTGCAGCGGCCCCCGGCCGCCGAACTCCCCACCGCCGACAACGCCCGCCGCAACATCCACCACCACTACGACCTGTCCAACGACCTCTTCGGGCTCTTCCTCGACCGGACGATGACCTACTCGTCCGCCGTCTTCCCCACCACCCCCTCCGGCGCACCCCTCGCCACCTGGGACAACCTGCCCGAGGCCCAGCACCGCAAGATCGACCGGCTGCTCGACCTCGCCGCCGTCGGCCCCGGCAGCCGCGTCCTGGAGATCGGCACCGGCTGGGGCGAACTCGCGCTGCGGGCCGCCGCCCGCGGCGCCCGCGTCACCAGCCTCACCCTCTCCGAGGAGCAGCTCGGCCACGCGCGCCTCCGCATCGCCGACGCCGGCCTCGCCGACCGCGCCGAGGTCCGGCTCTGCGACTACCGCTCCGCAGAGGGGCAGTACGACGCCGTGGTCAGCGTGGAGATGATCGAGGCCGTCGGCCGGCCGTTCTGGCGCGAGTACTTCCGCACGATCGACCGCGTCCTCGCCTCCGGCGGCCGGGCCGCCCTGCAGGCCATCACCATGCCGCACGACCGCATGATCGCCAGCAGCAACACCTACACCTGGATCCTCAAGTACATCTTCCCCGGCGGCCTCATCCCCTCCGTACAGGCCATCGACCAGGCCACCGCCCGGCACACCCGGCTGCGCGTCGCCGCCGACCACGCCTACGGCCCGCACTACGCCGAAACCCTGCGGCTGTGGCGGGAACGCTTCACCGACCGCGCCGACGAGGTCGACGCCCTCGGCTTCGACCGGGTCTTCCGCCGCACCTGGGAGCTCTACCTCGCCTACTCCGAGGCAGGCTTCCGCACCGGATACCTCGACGTCCGGCAGATCCTGCTCACCCGCGAGGAGACCGCCCGGTGA
- a CDS encoding putative NAD/FAD-binding protein: protein MRPTRAGRTVAVVGAGVAGLTAAWELHKAGVAVELFEEDGRLGGHAHTQRAVGADGREVPLDTGFLVHNERTYPHLVRMFRELGVRTRDSDMSMSVQCRGCGLEYAGARGPAGLLARPDALLRGRYLRMLSEVPRFHRRARRLLADPAAGDPSLRRFLDEGGFSRYFTSHFMTPVVAAVWSCAPDLAGDYPARYLFAFLENHGMLGVTGSPTWRTVVGGSRSYVERIAERLTAVHRSAPVTAVHRHHDGVEITTADGRRTAADAVVLATHADQALRLLARPTPAEREVLGAFHYSRNPTVLHRDASRLPRAAWARASWNYRMADCGGSADGVQVSYHLNRLLGLDTDEDYLVTLNADRHDPLPEEHIVSRTVYEHPVYTAHSVAAQRRLPELTTGRTAFAGAYHGWGFHEDGCRSGVHAALALLGRTAFAGAADHPGLPAGVR from the coding sequence GTGCGGCCCACGCGCGCCGGCCGCACCGTCGCCGTGGTCGGCGCCGGAGTGGCCGGCCTGACCGCCGCCTGGGAACTCCACAAGGCCGGCGTCGCCGTCGAACTCTTCGAGGAGGACGGCCGGCTGGGCGGCCACGCCCACACCCAGCGCGCCGTGGGCGCCGACGGCCGCGAAGTGCCGCTCGATACCGGCTTCCTGGTGCACAACGAGCGCACCTACCCGCACCTCGTCCGGATGTTCCGCGAACTCGGCGTGCGCACCCGCGACAGCGACATGAGCATGTCCGTGCAGTGCCGCGGCTGCGGCCTCGAGTACGCCGGCGCCCGCGGCCCGGCCGGCCTGCTCGCCCGCCCCGACGCCCTGCTGCGCGGCCGCTACCTGCGGATGCTGTCCGAGGTGCCCCGCTTCCACCGGCGGGCCCGCCGCCTGCTCGCCGACCCCGCCGCCGGCGACCCCTCGCTGCGCCGGTTCCTCGACGAGGGGGGCTTCTCCCGGTACTTCACCAGCCACTTCATGACCCCGGTCGTCGCCGCCGTCTGGTCCTGCGCCCCCGACCTCGCCGGCGACTACCCGGCCCGCTACCTCTTCGCCTTCCTCGAGAACCACGGCATGCTCGGCGTCACCGGCTCGCCGACCTGGCGCACCGTCGTCGGCGGCTCCCGCAGCTACGTCGAGCGGATCGCCGAACGCCTCACCGCCGTCCACCGCTCCGCCCCCGTGACCGCCGTGCACCGCCACCACGACGGCGTGGAGATCACCACCGCGGACGGCCGCCGCACCGCCGCCGACGCCGTCGTCCTCGCCACCCACGCCGACCAGGCACTCCGGCTGCTGGCCCGCCCCACCCCGGCCGAACGCGAGGTCCTCGGCGCCTTCCACTACTCCCGCAACCCCACCGTGCTGCACCGCGACGCCTCCCGGCTGCCCCGCGCCGCCTGGGCCCGCGCCTCCTGGAACTACCGGATGGCCGACTGCGGCGGCAGCGCCGACGGCGTCCAGGTCAGCTACCACCTCAACCGGCTGCTCGGCCTCGACACCGACGAGGACTACCTGGTCACCCTCAACGCCGACCGGCACGATCCGCTGCCCGAGGAGCACATCGTCTCCCGCACCGTCTACGAGCACCCCGTCTACACCGCGCACAGCGTCGCCGCCCAGCGCCGCCTGCCCGAACTCACCACCGGCCGCACCGCCTTCGCCGGCGCCTACCACGGCTGGGGCTTCCACGAGGACGGCTGCCGCTCCGGCGTGCACGCCGCCCTCGCCCTGCTCGGCCGCACCGCCTTCGCCGGCGCCGCCGACCACCCCGGCCTGCCGGCAGGCGTCCGATGA
- a CDS encoding astacin (peptidase family M12A): MVETAAPAPVVQKYCTVQPRVVPELRPGLGLARERAILNVGSKWVNGTHIHYAFLDGTGGGRGKAQLDQVRDAFRAWKDLGIGLEFEEVESPAMAEVRIAFEDDGSWSYVGRDALTIGGGQATMNFGWDVTSTWGRATSLHETGHSLGLEHEHQNPNAGIRWNEEAVYASLAAPPNNWTREETFHNILRKLSKDEVTGSVWDALSIMEYPFEPGLILEPEKYGREGLQGGLTLSATDKEMVRAWYPPLTVGPTALQPGASAPLDLSSGGQADFELQPGETRAYDIGSFGKSDVVMVVFEDVGGELRYLAGEDDSGTEANARLNVRLVGGRRYVLRVRLYSVYGGGPTAVMYW; encoded by the coding sequence ATGGTGGAGACAGCGGCACCCGCACCCGTCGTCCAGAAGTACTGCACCGTTCAACCACGGGTGGTGCCCGAGCTCCGGCCCGGGCTCGGCCTCGCGCGGGAGCGCGCGATACTCAACGTCGGCTCCAAGTGGGTCAACGGCACGCACATCCACTACGCCTTCCTCGACGGCACCGGCGGCGGCCGGGGCAAGGCCCAACTCGACCAGGTCCGGGACGCGTTCCGGGCCTGGAAGGACCTCGGCATCGGCTTGGAGTTCGAGGAGGTCGAGAGCCCGGCGATGGCCGAGGTCCGCATCGCCTTCGAGGACGACGGCTCGTGGTCGTACGTCGGCCGGGACGCCCTGACGATCGGCGGCGGCCAGGCCACGATGAACTTCGGCTGGGACGTCACCAGCACCTGGGGCCGCGCCACCTCGCTGCACGAGACCGGCCACTCCCTCGGCCTGGAGCACGAGCACCAGAACCCCAACGCCGGCATCCGCTGGAACGAGGAGGCCGTCTACGCCTCGCTCGCCGCACCGCCCAACAACTGGACGCGCGAGGAGACCTTCCACAACATCCTGCGCAAGCTCTCCAAGGACGAGGTCACCGGCTCCGTCTGGGACGCGCTGTCCATCATGGAGTACCCCTTCGAACCCGGGCTGATCCTCGAACCGGAGAAGTACGGGCGCGAGGGCCTGCAGGGCGGGCTGACCCTCTCCGCGACCGACAAGGAAATGGTTCGGGCCTGGTACCCGCCGCTGACCGTCGGCCCGACCGCGCTGCAGCCCGGCGCCTCCGCCCCGCTCGACCTCTCCTCCGGCGGGCAGGCAGACTTCGAGCTCCAGCCCGGCGAGACCCGCGCGTACGACATCGGTAGCTTCGGCAAGAGCGACGTCGTCATGGTCGTCTTCGAGGACGTCGGCGGCGAACTGCGCTACCTCGCCGGAGAGGACGACAGCGGCACCGAGGCCAACGCCCGCCTGAACGTGCGCCTGGTCGGCGGGCGGCGCTACGTGCTGCGGGTCCGGCTGTACTCCGTCTACGGCGGCGGCCCCACGGCGGTCATGTACTGGTAG
- a CDS encoding anti-sigma-K factor RskA: MTIGADLHTLTGAYAAHALDGPERAEFERHLAVCESCALEVREFAATLARLGAAEAETPPAELRARVMAGIGSVRQLAPPSAGAHGAPESSARRRGGFARHWPKFALAASVALAAALGGLAVDQSRRADEADARAAQLQAQQAAFGSLLTAPDARTATATTGSAGVGTVVWSQSRGQAGFLASGMPALPEGKTYELWFDDAGTMRPAGLLPASSGSLLLQGPLDGAVGVGVTVEPAGGSAHPSGDPVMLLPFS, from the coding sequence GTGACCATCGGAGCGGATCTGCACACGCTGACGGGCGCCTACGCGGCGCACGCCCTGGACGGGCCCGAGCGTGCCGAGTTCGAGCGGCACCTGGCGGTGTGCGAGTCGTGCGCGCTGGAGGTGCGGGAGTTCGCCGCCACGCTGGCCAGACTCGGGGCCGCGGAGGCCGAGACCCCGCCGGCCGAGCTCAGGGCCCGGGTGATGGCGGGCATCGGGTCGGTCCGGCAGCTCGCGCCGCCGTCCGCCGGGGCGCACGGCGCGCCGGAGTCGTCCGCGCGGCGCCGCGGCGGGTTCGCCCGGCACTGGCCGAAGTTCGCCCTGGCGGCGTCGGTCGCGCTGGCCGCGGCGCTCGGCGGCCTGGCCGTGGACCAGAGCCGCCGGGCGGACGAGGCGGACGCGCGGGCCGCCCAGCTGCAGGCCCAGCAGGCCGCGTTCGGCAGCCTGCTCACCGCACCGGACGCCCGGACGGCGACCGCCACCACGGGCTCCGCCGGTGTCGGCACCGTCGTCTGGTCGCAGAGCCGCGGCCAGGCCGGGTTCCTGGCCTCGGGGATGCCGGCGCTGCCCGAGGGCAAGACGTACGAGCTGTGGTTCGACGACGCCGGGACGATGCGGCCGGCCGGTCTGCTGCCGGCCTCCAGCGGCTCGCTGCTGCTGCAGGGCCCGCTGGACGGCGCGGTCGGCGTCGGTGTGACGGTGGAGCCGGCGGGCGGCTCGGCCCACCCGAGCGGCGACCCGGTGATGCTGCTGCCTTTCAGCTGA
- a CDS encoding RNA polymerase sigma-70 factor (ECF subfamily), whose protein sequence is MNTVVHLSGPHRRGPDLKELVAQVAFGDQDAFGRLYDAVAGPVFGLVRRVLRDPAQSEEVTQEVMLEVWRTAARYQPDRGEVMAWVLTMAHRRAVDRVRSAQATADREQRVAARSHMPAFDEVSEQVEGRLEREQVRRCLKMLTELQRQAVTLAYYRGYSYREVADMLSTPLGTVKTRMRDGLIRLRDCLGVGS, encoded by the coding sequence TTGAACACGGTCGTCCACCTGTCCGGACCGCACCGCCGCGGCCCGGACCTCAAGGAGCTCGTCGCCCAGGTGGCCTTCGGCGACCAAGACGCCTTCGGCCGGCTGTACGACGCGGTGGCCGGGCCCGTCTTCGGCCTGGTGCGCCGGGTGCTGCGCGACCCGGCGCAGTCGGAGGAGGTCACCCAGGAGGTGATGCTGGAGGTGTGGCGGACCGCCGCCCGCTACCAGCCGGACCGCGGCGAGGTGATGGCCTGGGTGCTGACCATGGCGCACCGCCGCGCCGTCGACCGGGTGCGCTCGGCGCAGGCCACCGCCGACCGGGAGCAGCGGGTCGCCGCCCGCTCGCACATGCCGGCCTTCGACGAGGTCTCCGAGCAGGTCGAGGGCAGGCTGGAGCGCGAGCAGGTGCGGCGCTGCCTGAAGATGCTGACCGAGCTCCAGCGCCAGGCCGTCACCCTGGCCTACTACCGGGGCTACTCGTACCGTGAGGTGGCGGACATGCTGAGCACGCCGCTGGGTACCGTGAAGACCCGCATGCGGGACGGGCTGATCCGGCTGCGGGACTGCCTGGGGGTGGGGTCGTGA